A window of Streptomyces sp. DG1A-41 contains these coding sequences:
- a CDS encoding DedA family protein, whose translation MTGLATTAAPAASQLAVNILSAQSLLSAFGVLGVGVVLFAETGLLIGFFLPGDSLLFTAGLLCTGTAPGGLRLSLVPLLLVAAAGALAGSQCGYLIGRRAGGALLARSRSARLHEGARRAQELLERYGHAKAIVLARFVPVVRTVLNPLAGALRVPIRTFTVWQAAGGLLWSLGLVLAGYALGSAVPDVDRYLLPMVAVIVALSLVPLAAEVYRSRRAKAKEARG comes from the coding sequence ATGACGGGGCTCGCGACCACGGCCGCTCCCGCGGCATCGCAGTTGGCGGTAAACATCCTCAGCGCCCAGTCGCTGCTGTCCGCCTTCGGCGTGCTGGGGGTCGGCGTGGTGCTGTTCGCCGAGACAGGGCTGTTGATCGGCTTCTTCCTGCCCGGGGACTCCCTGCTGTTCACGGCGGGTCTGCTGTGCACGGGGACAGCCCCCGGTGGCCTGCGACTGTCCCTGGTGCCGCTGCTGCTCGTCGCCGCCGCTGGGGCGCTGGCCGGCTCCCAGTGCGGCTATCTGATCGGGCGGAGGGCGGGCGGAGCGCTCCTCGCCCGGAGCCGCTCGGCCCGCCTGCACGAAGGGGCCCGGCGGGCGCAGGAGTTGCTGGAGCGGTACGGGCACGCGAAGGCGATCGTGCTGGCCCGGTTCGTGCCGGTGGTGCGCACGGTGCTCAATCCCCTGGCGGGCGCCTTGCGGGTGCCGATACGGACGTTCACCGTGTGGCAGGCGGCCGGCGGCCTCCTGTGGAGCCTGGGCCTCGTCCTCGCCGGATACGCCCTCGGTTCGGCCGTCCCGGACGTGGACCGCTACCTGCTCCCGATGGTCGCGGTGATCGTCGCCCTGTCGCTGGTCCCCCTCGCCGCCGAGGTGTACCGCTCCCGTCGGGCGAAGGCGAAGGAGGCACGCGGATGA
- a CDS encoding phosphatase PAP2 family protein, protein MMLAFDGASVDGSAYTDVVDLARRSPAWLDSLVSVWSTYGLAVFAVLMVVGWWRARRVDASAALVALAAPVTVVVAYAVNDALKLVVREDRPCQSLRVVTLEACPAPGDWSFPSNHAAIAAAAAVALLFVSRRLGTVAVVAACAMAASRVWVGAHYPHDVVAGLAVGALVALLLMPAVRRRPDALARRLTATRLRTLLVAP, encoded by the coding sequence ATGATGCTCGCCTTCGACGGGGCCTCGGTCGACGGCTCCGCCTACACCGACGTGGTGGACCTCGCCCGCCGCTCCCCCGCCTGGCTGGACAGCCTCGTGTCCGTCTGGTCGACGTACGGACTCGCGGTGTTCGCCGTACTCATGGTCGTGGGCTGGTGGCGGGCTCGACGTGTCGACGCGTCTGCGGCGCTGGTTGCGCTGGCCGCGCCGGTGACCGTCGTGGTGGCGTACGCGGTGAACGACGCGCTGAAACTGGTAGTGCGCGAGGACCGCCCCTGCCAGAGCCTGCGGGTGGTGACGCTGGAGGCGTGTCCGGCGCCGGGTGACTGGTCGTTCCCCAGCAATCACGCGGCCATCGCCGCCGCGGCCGCCGTCGCGCTGCTCTTCGTCTCCCGCCGGCTCGGTACGGTCGCCGTGGTGGCCGCCTGCGCGATGGCCGCCTCCCGGGTCTGGGTCGGCGCGCACTACCCCCACGACGTCGTGGCCGGCCTCGCGGTCGGGGCTCTCGTCGCGCTGCTGCTGATGCCGGCGGTGCGCCGCCGCCCCGACGCACTGGCGCGGCGGCTGACCGCGACAAGGTTGCGGACGCTGCTGGTGGCGCCGTGA
- a CDS encoding HAMP domain-containing sensor histidine kinase, translated as MSGCLSRLVWPLVPRTLRGRLSLVALTTAAFLMVILTVVFNTVVRQHLQRQADEALRTRAAAVATTVDTGRAGVRVLETSNDELLDTNVWIYAGPRLLERPPSAPVAGPLTRAAARLAAHGGQHCTTLGRSAGPVRLCSQAIGGTAAVVTALNLSPYRSSAATLLFASLTLDAVVLACTYVLTRLAVGRALRPVRTMTDQATQWSAVASTERFGAAEQPTELARLGVSLDALLDRIRAVLRHEQQLTGELSHELRTPLSRIIAELDWWQARPRSEADTRATHAAIADAAQSMRTICDTLLDDARDSASTAPGTAGVMPVLRLLTERLEIPGHVKVVVDVTHPGLEAGVPPALLERIVSPLLDNALRYARSHVTLVASRQPDGIRIDVTDDGPGVPHSFAGQLFQPGRRAEPGDGHGGAGLGLPLARRLARSAGGEVTYDERHAHGARFVVSLPAG; from the coding sequence ATGAGCGGATGCCTCTCCCGCCTGGTGTGGCCTCTGGTGCCCCGCACGCTGCGCGGCCGACTGTCCCTGGTGGCCCTCACCACCGCCGCCTTCCTGATGGTGATCCTCACCGTCGTGTTCAACACCGTGGTCCGCCAGCATCTCCAGCGTCAGGCGGACGAGGCACTGCGCACCCGGGCCGCCGCTGTCGCCACCACGGTCGACACCGGGCGAGCGGGAGTACGTGTCCTGGAGACGTCGAACGACGAACTCCTCGACACGAACGTGTGGATCTACGCGGGCCCGCGCCTGCTCGAACGGCCGCCCTCCGCCCCGGTCGCCGGTCCCCTCACCCGCGCCGCCGCCCGGCTCGCCGCGCACGGTGGGCAGCACTGCACCACCCTTGGACGCTCTGCGGGTCCCGTTCGGCTGTGCTCCCAGGCCATAGGCGGCACCGCGGCCGTCGTCACCGCCCTGAACCTTTCCCCCTACCGTAGTTCGGCCGCCACCCTGCTTTTCGCGTCCCTCACCCTCGACGCCGTCGTACTCGCCTGCACCTACGTGCTGACGCGGCTGGCGGTCGGCCGCGCCCTGCGCCCCGTCCGCACCATGACCGACCAGGCCACCCAATGGAGCGCCGTCGCCTCCACCGAGCGCTTCGGCGCCGCCGAACAGCCCACCGAACTCGCCCGCCTCGGTGTGTCCTTGGATGCACTCCTGGACCGCATCCGCGCGGTGCTGCGCCACGAGCAGCAGCTCACCGGAGAGCTGTCCCACGAACTGCGCACCCCGCTCAGCCGAATCATCGCCGAACTCGACTGGTGGCAGGCCCGGCCCCGCTCCGAAGCCGACACCCGGGCCACCCACGCGGCCATCGCCGACGCCGCCCAGTCCATGCGCACGATCTGCGACACGCTGCTGGACGACGCTCGCGACAGTGCGTCCACCGCGCCCGGCACCGCCGGCGTCATGCCCGTGCTGCGCCTGCTCACCGAACGTCTCGAGATCCCCGGACACGTGAAGGTGGTCGTCGACGTCACGCACCCGGGTCTGGAAGCCGGCGTTCCGCCCGCGCTCCTCGAACGCATCGTCAGTCCCCTCCTCGACAACGCTCTGCGGTACGCGCGCTCACACGTCACCCTCGTGGCGAGCCGGCAGCCGGACGGCATACGCATCGATGTCACCGACGACGGCCCGGGCGTACCGCATTCGTTCGCCGGACAGCTCTTCCAGCCGGGCCGGCGTGCCGAGCCCGGCGACGGGCACGGCGGAGCGGGCCTGGGGCTGCCGCTCGCGCGACGCCTGGCCCGCTCCGCCGGCGGGGAGGTCACCTACGACGAACGGCACGCCCACGGAGCGCGGTTCGTGGTCAGCCTGCCGGCAGGGTGA
- a CDS encoding BlaI/MecI/CopY family transcriptional regulator → MTVRDGKHDESRESSGRRGRGELENSVLAALWAADAPLTARQVMERLPGGLAYTTVLTILSRLYDKGMLVRHREGRGYAYEPARDEASHTAGQMRTLLEHGSDREAVLARFVSELSEQDEQVLHRLLAGHAHDDRAAEGP, encoded by the coding sequence ATGACGGTGCGCGACGGGAAGCACGACGAATCCAGGGAGTCATCCGGGAGGCGAGGGCGCGGGGAGTTGGAGAACAGCGTGCTCGCGGCGCTCTGGGCGGCCGACGCTCCGCTGACGGCGAGGCAGGTCATGGAGCGGCTGCCGGGGGGCCTGGCGTACACGACCGTGCTGACCATCCTGTCGCGGCTGTATGACAAGGGCATGCTCGTCCGGCACCGCGAGGGGCGCGGTTATGCCTACGAACCGGCCCGGGACGAGGCGTCCCACACCGCCGGGCAGATGCGCACGCTGCTGGAGCACGGCTCCGACCGGGAGGCGGTGCTGGCCCGGTTCGTCTCGGAACTGTCCGAGCAGGACGAACAGGTGCTGCACCGGCTGCTGGCCGGGCACGCGCATGATGACCGTGCGGCCGAGGGGCCGTGA
- a CDS encoding M48 family metalloprotease yields MTAPLLVLLLVPLLLPFAVRPLAGRVLDRLHPVVALWTLTLAALVLAGASVSALGALVLTGLLKLPLFAALGELVHPLPAPPTTLVLPAAAAATGVLTVSAWTLLSSALRQVRAFRTAWWQADRSPTADDLCVVDSPHPDAYALPGRPHRIVVTTGMLRSLSPAERQALFAHERAHNAGGHYRFLLAAELAAHCHPCLRRVRDRVQLAAERAADEAAATAVGDRHLTARAIARAALAAHASPSTRPDFASAATTGPVPQRVAALLAPPADRPRTASWIALLLAACTAVSACAAATGVIAFHHEVEIAQGEARR; encoded by the coding sequence ATGACCGCTCCGTTGCTGGTCCTGCTGCTCGTCCCGCTGCTCCTGCCCTTCGCGGTACGGCCGCTCGCCGGGCGTGTGCTCGACCGCCTCCACCCCGTCGTCGCGCTGTGGACGCTGACCCTGGCCGCGCTCGTGCTGGCCGGCGCCTCGGTGTCCGCGCTCGGCGCGCTGGTCCTGACCGGCCTGCTCAAACTCCCCCTCTTCGCCGCGCTCGGAGAACTCGTCCACCCCCTGCCCGCGCCGCCGACCACCCTCGTCCTGCCCGCGGCCGCCGCGGCCACCGGCGTCCTCACGGTCAGCGCCTGGACACTGCTGAGCTCGGCGCTGCGCCAGGTCCGGGCCTTCCGCACCGCCTGGTGGCAGGCCGACCGCAGCCCCACCGCCGACGACCTGTGCGTCGTCGACTCACCCCACCCGGACGCGTACGCCTTGCCGGGCCGCCCGCACCGCATCGTCGTCACCACCGGGATGCTCCGCAGCCTCTCCCCGGCCGAACGTCAGGCCCTCTTCGCTCATGAGCGCGCCCACAACGCGGGTGGCCACTACCGCTTCCTGCTCGCCGCCGAGCTCGCCGCCCACTGCCATCCCTGCCTGCGCCGCGTCCGTGACAGGGTCCAACTCGCCGCGGAACGGGCGGCCGACGAAGCCGCGGCCACCGCCGTGGGCGACCGGCACCTGACCGCGCGGGCCATCGCCCGAGCCGCTCTCGCCGCCCACGCCTCGCCCTCCACCCGCCCGGACTTCGCCTCCGCCGCCACCACCGGCCCCGTCCCCCAGCGGGTCGCGGCCCTCCTCGCACCCCCCGCCGACCGTCCCCGCACGGCCTCCTGGATCGCCCTGCTCCTCGCCGCCTGCACGGCCGTCTCGGCCTGCGCTGCGGCAACCGGTGTGATCGCGTTCCACCACGAGGTGGAGATCGCTCAGGGAGAGGCACGACGCTGA
- a CDS encoding response regulator transcription factor — protein MRPKILVVEDDHALRDVLLRGLRDEDFDTLPAPDGATALRLATTDITAAVLDVGLPDADGRDVCQAMRANGFLAPVVFLTAHHRITDRLSGFSAGGDDYLPKPFHLAELAARLRAAVRRAGPRPTAAAGDLVLDAVRHCLTVRGARADLTPTEFRLLAALMAASGGIVRRRELVRAGWPEGAHVSDNTLDQYLTRLRRKLRDSGSALTVTTARGIGHRLS, from the coding sequence ATGCGCCCCAAAATCCTGGTCGTCGAGGACGATCACGCCCTGCGTGACGTCCTGCTGCGCGGTCTGCGCGACGAGGACTTCGACACCCTGCCCGCGCCGGACGGTGCGACCGCCCTGCGTCTGGCCACCACTGACATCACCGCGGCCGTACTCGACGTCGGCCTGCCCGACGCGGACGGGCGGGACGTCTGCCAGGCGATGAGGGCGAACGGATTTCTGGCGCCGGTCGTCTTCCTGACCGCCCATCACCGGATCACCGACCGGCTCAGCGGGTTCTCCGCAGGCGGCGACGACTACCTGCCCAAGCCCTTCCACCTGGCCGAACTCGCCGCCCGGCTGCGGGCCGCCGTCAGACGCGCCGGCCCTCGTCCGACCGCCGCGGCCGGAGACCTGGTCCTGGACGCCGTCCGGCACTGTCTCACCGTACGCGGCGCCAGGGCGGACCTGACTCCGACGGAGTTCCGCCTGCTGGCCGCGCTCATGGCCGCGTCCGGGGGCATCGTGCGCCGGCGCGAGCTGGTCAGAGCGGGCTGGCCCGAGGGCGCGCACGTCAGCGACAACACGCTCGACCAGTACCTGACCCGGCTGCGCCGCAAGCTGCGCGACAGCGGCAGTGCGCTGACCGTCACCACGGCCCGCGGCATCGGCCACCGCCTGTCATGA
- a CDS encoding M56 family metallopeptidase, which translates to MRIDVYVPFLVTALLAALAPRPARRLAPRPAAWALACTALVTAVGWLGSLALLAFTAFAQIPEVAEEGRWSVSALRAEDPVHLVVAVGSAFVLVTACAALGVAAVRQARHVVRSRRECARLPGETELAVIDDESPLAFALPGAPGRIVVSRGMLRCLADGEREALLAHERAHLHGGHHVFQTVWRLAAAVSPLLRPLARAGGFVLERWADEDAAARVGDRTVVARAVARAALASAADSSRGAALAATGGEVPQRVRALLAPPPRHRALPFVAGGLLLALCCASLANAASDSEQLLDSAQRAACATTNAPRTEAASADHLPLGHGPGVRCDRDRLEAREQGRHTLPGQQPSVPHAGQTADSRPAEQD; encoded by the coding sequence GTGCGGATCGACGTGTACGTTCCCTTCCTGGTCACCGCCCTGCTGGCGGCGCTCGCGCCCCGGCCGGCGCGACGGCTGGCACCGCGCCCGGCCGCCTGGGCCCTGGCCTGCACCGCGCTGGTGACGGCGGTCGGCTGGCTGGGGTCGCTGGCCCTGCTGGCGTTCACCGCCTTCGCACAGATTCCCGAGGTCGCCGAGGAGGGCCGGTGGTCGGTGTCGGCCCTGCGCGCCGAGGACCCGGTGCACCTAGTCGTCGCGGTGGGCAGCGCCTTCGTCCTGGTCACCGCTTGCGCGGCCCTGGGTGTCGCCGCAGTGCGCCAGGCCCGCCACGTCGTCCGGTCCCGGCGGGAGTGCGCGCGGCTGCCCGGCGAGACGGAACTGGCCGTCATAGACGACGAGTCGCCGCTTGCCTTCGCGCTGCCCGGCGCGCCGGGGCGGATCGTGGTGTCCCGGGGCATGCTGCGCTGCCTGGCCGATGGCGAACGTGAGGCCCTCCTGGCCCACGAGAGGGCCCACCTGCATGGCGGGCACCACGTCTTCCAGACCGTCTGGCGGCTCGCGGCAGCCGTGAGCCCCCTGCTGCGCCCACTGGCGCGCGCGGGGGGATTCGTTCTGGAGCGCTGGGCCGACGAGGATGCCGCGGCACGTGTCGGCGACCGTACGGTGGTCGCGCGCGCAGTGGCCCGGGCCGCCCTCGCCTCCGCCGCCGACTCGTCCCGCGGCGCCGCGCTGGCGGCGACCGGCGGCGAGGTGCCGCAGCGGGTACGGGCCCTGCTCGCACCGCCGCCCCGGCACCGGGCACTGCCCTTCGTCGCGGGCGGACTCCTGCTCGCACTCTGCTGCGCGAGCCTGGCCAACGCCGCCTCCGACAGCGAGCAACTGCTCGACAGCGCCCAGCGTGCGGCCTGTGCGACGACGAACGCCCCGCGGACCGAGGCGGCGTCAGCCGACCATCTGCCGCTCGGACACGGGCCCGGCGTCCGCTGCGACCGTGACCGGCTCGAAGCACGCGAGCAGGGGCGCCACACCCTGCCTGGGCAGCAGCCATCTGTGCCACACGCCGGCCAGACAGCCGACAGCCGCCCCGCCGAGCAGGACTGA
- a CDS encoding lysophospholipid acyltransferase family protein — MLYSLTRLLLAPLVRMVYRPVVRGRSNVPRRGPVIFASNHLSFVDSIVIALLAPRPVHFLAKDTYFTGPGLQGTLTRCFFAAFGSVPVDRSGHRSAQAALGAAERILAGGHAFGIYPEGTRSLDGRLYRGRTGVAWLALATGAPVVPVALTGTDRLQPVGRRLPRYHRITLEFGSPLHYAALHEGVRPAHARRAVTDEIIRAIGELSGQERCQTYATVPTERTASVCSLTKEDWSSMPAAD, encoded by the coding sequence ATGCTCTACTCCCTCACCCGGCTTCTGCTCGCCCCGCTGGTACGGATGGTCTACCGGCCCGTTGTCCGCGGCCGGAGCAATGTCCCACGGCGTGGTCCGGTCATCTTCGCCAGCAACCACCTGTCGTTCGTCGACAGCATCGTCATCGCGCTCCTGGCACCCCGCCCGGTCCACTTCCTGGCCAAGGACACGTACTTCACCGGCCCGGGTCTCCAAGGCACCCTCACGCGCTGCTTCTTCGCCGCCTTCGGCAGCGTTCCCGTCGACCGCAGCGGCCACCGCAGTGCGCAGGCGGCGTTGGGGGCAGCCGAACGGATTCTGGCCGGCGGCCATGCCTTCGGCATCTATCCGGAGGGAACACGCTCACTGGACGGCCGGCTCTACCGCGGACGGACCGGCGTCGCCTGGCTGGCCCTGGCGACCGGCGCTCCCGTCGTGCCGGTGGCGCTGACCGGCACCGACCGACTCCAGCCCGTCGGCCGGCGACTGCCCCGCTACCACCGCATCACCCTGGAGTTCGGCAGTCCGCTGCACTACGCCGCACTCCATGAAGGCGTACGCCCTGCCCATGCCCGTCGGGCCGTCACCGACGAGATCATCAGGGCGATCGGCGAGCTCTCCGGGCAGGAGCGTTGCCAGACCTACGCGACGGTGCCGACCGAACGCACCGCCTCGGTGTGTTCCTTGACGAAGGAGGACTGGTCGTCGATGCCCGCCGCCGACTGA
- a CDS encoding LLM class flavin-dependent oxidoreductase — protein MTNVRIGVMYDRDWAPEGLPGFARDVEALGVDDLWVVEDLGWNGGISAASLALGATERLRVGIGIMPAPLRSPALLAMEVATLARVFPGRLVAGIGHGVQEWMASVGVAARSPLALLEETISSVRALLRGERVELEGREVRLADIQLVHPPVEPPPVVAGVVRPRSLELSGRVADGTLIAEGHGPHDVESARALVDKGGASADHALTVLAFCSVGDDAEQVARALRPCVEGHGAWLGRSPERVFTVSGTAEEAAEQVRELEVAGAGTVVLRMVGPEPVRQLGTVLKALGRQAQN, from the coding sequence GTGACGAACGTTCGAATCGGTGTGATGTACGACCGCGACTGGGCCCCGGAGGGGTTGCCCGGGTTCGCGCGGGATGTCGAGGCTCTGGGAGTAGACGACCTGTGGGTGGTCGAGGACCTCGGATGGAACGGGGGGATCTCGGCCGCCTCCCTGGCGCTGGGAGCGACGGAGCGACTGCGGGTGGGCATCGGGATCATGCCCGCGCCGTTGCGCAGTCCGGCGCTGCTGGCGATGGAGGTGGCGACGCTGGCGCGGGTGTTCCCGGGGCGGCTTGTTGCCGGGATCGGGCACGGGGTGCAGGAGTGGATGGCCTCGGTCGGCGTCGCGGCGCGGTCGCCGCTCGCCCTGCTGGAGGAGACGATCAGCTCCGTGCGCGCGCTGCTGCGCGGGGAGCGCGTCGAGCTGGAAGGGCGGGAGGTGCGACTGGCCGACATCCAGTTGGTGCATCCGCCTGTCGAGCCGCCCCCCGTGGTCGCGGGCGTGGTGCGGCCCCGCTCGCTGGAGCTGTCCGGGCGAGTCGCGGACGGCACACTGATCGCCGAGGGCCACGGCCCGCATGATGTGGAGAGCGCACGGGCATTGGTCGACAAGGGCGGAGCCTCTGCTGACCACGCTCTGACGGTGCTCGCCTTCTGCTCCGTGGGCGACGATGCCGAACAGGTGGCGCGGGCGCTGCGGCCCTGCGTCGAGGGCCACGGCGCCTGGCTCGGCCGCTCGCCGGAGCGGGTATTCACCGTCTCGGGCACGGCTGAAGAAGCTGCCGAACAGGTCCGCGAACTGGAGGTGGCCGGAGCGGGCACGGTCGTGTTGCGGATGGTCGGCCCTGAACCGGTGCGGCAGCTCGGGACCGTTCTGAAAGCCCTCGGGCGCCAAGCTCAGAACTGA
- a CDS encoding BlaI/MecI/CopY family transcriptional regulator: MTDAKDERRPAGELEASVMAALRAAEGPRTPGQVQADLAVDLARTTVTTILTRLHAKGVAGRERQGRGYAYFPVEDAPGLTARRMHTELTRDADRETVLARFVAKLSDDDERILRELLESGEQ; this comes from the coding sequence ATGACCGACGCGAAGGACGAACGACGGCCGGCGGGCGAGCTCGAGGCCAGTGTCATGGCCGCGCTGCGGGCCGCCGAGGGGCCGCGCACACCGGGGCAGGTGCAGGCCGACCTCGCCGTGGACCTGGCCCGCACCACCGTGACGACGATCCTGACGCGCCTGCACGCCAAGGGTGTCGCGGGCCGCGAGCGGCAGGGGCGCGGGTATGCGTACTTCCCCGTCGAGGACGCCCCCGGCCTCACCGCCCGCCGCATGCACACCGAACTCACCCGGGACGCGGACCGCGAGACGGTCCTGGCCCGCTTCGTCGCCAAGCTCAGCGACGACGACGAGCGGATCCTGCGCGAGCTCCTGGAATCGGGTGAGCAATGA
- a CDS encoding phosphatase PAP2 family protein: MNRRDVADLAGCTGLGALTAFGLLAMVVVGGDGTMLFMDEAFHSWPLTHRPVIAVALARGLTAMGTGVVPYMLAVLAGLVAARTVRSRRLAVALCVACLGTGQAARYGVMQVIARPRPPRAEWATHASGWSFPSGHATTAALTAGLLVVAVLVRGPRGRTLLALATCCWGALVGLTRVYLRVHWFTDVLGGWLFGVGWLGLCLATTARWAPEQLIAATRDTPEEVQEHAPQNPGRRGRSRPA, from the coding sequence GTGAACCGCAGGGATGTCGCCGACCTGGCCGGCTGCACCGGGCTGGGCGCCCTGACGGCGTTCGGGCTCCTGGCCATGGTCGTGGTCGGCGGCGACGGCACCATGCTGTTCATGGACGAGGCCTTCCATTCCTGGCCTCTCACGCACCGCCCGGTCATCGCGGTGGCCCTGGCCCGGGGGCTCACCGCCATGGGCACGGGTGTGGTCCCTTACATGCTGGCCGTGCTGGCAGGACTCGTCGCCGCCCGTACGGTGCGCAGCCGTCGGCTCGCCGTCGCCCTCTGCGTCGCCTGCCTCGGGACCGGGCAGGCGGCCCGGTACGGCGTGATGCAGGTGATTGCCCGACCCCGGCCGCCCCGCGCGGAATGGGCGACGCACGCCTCGGGATGGTCGTTCCCCTCCGGCCACGCGACCACCGCCGCCCTCACCGCCGGACTGCTCGTCGTCGCGGTGCTCGTGCGCGGCCCGCGCGGCAGAACCCTGCTCGCCCTTGCCACCTGCTGCTGGGGCGCGCTGGTGGGACTGACCCGCGTCTACCTCCGGGTGCACTGGTTCACCGACGTCCTCGGCGGCTGGCTGTTCGGCGTCGGCTGGCTGGGACTGTGCCTCGCCACCACGGCCAGGTGGGCGCCCGAGCAGCTCATCGCCGCTACAAGAGACACACCGGAGGAGGTGCAGGAGCATGCGCCCCAAAATCCTGGTCGTCGAGGACGATCACGCCCTGCGTGA